A genomic window from Sphingomonas taxi includes:
- a CDS encoding TonB-dependent receptor domain-containing protein, whose product MKMKVLLACTSPIAMLAASPAFAGQTADPQATNSTANPVATGADTVTQAGDIPDAGLQSDDIVVTATSGERSRFRSSISVSQISQEAIQNFTPRSEAEVLRNIPGLQPSDTAGPGGNANIGVRGIPVSTGGSEYVALQEDGLPVVLFGDMNFGNNDYWLRFDQNVQRVEAVRGGSASTFSSQAPGAVVNYLSKTGDKAGGQVAYSNGLGYREHRVDFDYGAPIDDTTRFHVGGYARNGGGLTNENFNILRGYQIKANLTKDFADNRGFIRLNFKRLDEQAPTNTTTPSLATYSGTKITGFSPLPTFDGRDGSSYSIYNRSFQYLDYDGGGVKNAEVQGIHPRVTGIGAQIHYDLTDNITIDDSIRYQWINGNFTTQFINVATRTGAGGVIGSTVNGSTVGSLRYAAGPNVGQVYTGTYVNTNPNINTLMKNMNNFVNNLTLNGKFDAGPGKATVTTGVFLMKQNIVQDWHVNRQYSELNGENAAPLDLFSTTGTQLTAAGQAGFNDNWGSCCARRVDLTYTDTAPFLQVGYELGGLNLDASVRYDSVHGEGTAQGGVAGPTTRVADALGSALIPSLVLSNTVENIDYTDHYVSWSLGALYAFDTSTSVFARASRGGRFNADRRVLSGNFNADGSLNAQGQSTSVNFLNQQEIGLKQRGGVFGGSYSVEITGFHSTLTENNYDFTRISLPAPNNDPNISNGYRSYGIEFTSRVTAGNFHLAADATYSNSKITSSGTAALVGNRPGGLPEFLFVVSPSYDAGIVAFGVSVNGQTSTKSDDFNLYTIKGSTFVNGFVTVRPVERVELGLNVNNLFDKLGFRGGGSLSPILSSSSAVFSNTALYGRTVTGSVRYRF is encoded by the coding sequence ATGAAGATGAAGGTTCTGCTGGCCTGCACGTCGCCGATTGCGATGCTGGCGGCGTCTCCTGCTTTTGCAGGGCAGACCGCCGATCCTCAGGCGACCAACTCCACCGCCAATCCCGTCGCCACCGGTGCGGACACCGTGACCCAGGCGGGCGATATCCCTGACGCGGGCCTGCAGAGCGACGACATCGTCGTCACCGCGACCAGCGGCGAACGCTCGCGGTTTCGCAGCTCGATCTCGGTATCGCAGATCAGCCAGGAAGCGATCCAGAACTTTACGCCGCGCTCCGAAGCCGAAGTGCTCCGCAACATCCCGGGCTTGCAGCCTTCGGATACCGCCGGTCCGGGCGGCAATGCCAATATCGGCGTACGCGGCATCCCGGTGTCGACCGGTGGTTCCGAATATGTCGCCTTGCAGGAGGACGGCCTGCCCGTCGTGCTGTTCGGTGACATGAACTTCGGTAACAACGATTACTGGCTGCGCTTCGACCAGAACGTCCAGCGCGTCGAGGCCGTCCGTGGCGGCTCCGCCTCGACCTTCTCCAGTCAGGCGCCGGGCGCCGTCGTCAACTACCTCAGCAAGACCGGCGACAAGGCCGGCGGCCAGGTCGCGTACAGCAACGGCCTCGGTTATCGCGAACATCGCGTCGACTTCGATTACGGCGCTCCCATCGACGATACGACGCGCTTCCATGTCGGTGGCTATGCCCGCAACGGCGGCGGCCTGACCAACGAGAATTTCAACATTCTTCGGGGTTACCAGATCAAGGCGAACCTCACCAAGGACTTTGCCGACAATCGCGGCTTCATCCGGCTGAACTTCAAGCGGCTCGACGAACAGGCACCGACCAACACCACGACGCCGTCGCTCGCAACCTATAGCGGCACGAAGATCACCGGATTCTCACCGCTGCCGACCTTCGACGGTCGCGATGGTTCGTCCTATTCCATCTACAACCGCAGCTTCCAGTATCTCGATTACGATGGCGGCGGCGTGAAGAATGCCGAGGTACAGGGCATCCACCCGCGCGTCACCGGCATCGGCGCGCAAATCCACTACGACCTGACCGACAATATCACGATCGACGACAGCATCCGCTATCAGTGGATCAACGGCAATTTCACCACCCAGTTCATCAACGTCGCGACCCGCACAGGCGCGGGCGGCGTGATCGGTTCGACCGTGAACGGCAGCACGGTGGGCTCGCTTCGCTATGCCGCGGGTCCGAACGTCGGACAGGTCTATACCGGCACCTACGTCAACACCAATCCGAACATCAATACGTTGATGAAGAACATGAACAACTTCGTCAACAACCTGACGTTGAACGGGAAGTTCGATGCTGGGCCGGGCAAGGCGACGGTGACGACCGGCGTGTTCCTGATGAAGCAAAACATCGTGCAGGACTGGCACGTCAACCGCCAGTACAGCGAGTTGAACGGCGAGAACGCCGCGCCGCTCGACCTGTTCTCGACCACCGGTACGCAGCTGACTGCCGCGGGCCAGGCGGGGTTCAACGACAATTGGGGCAGCTGCTGCGCGCGGCGCGTCGACCTGACCTATACCGACACCGCGCCGTTCCTGCAGGTCGGTTACGAGCTCGGCGGACTGAACCTCGATGCCAGCGTCCGCTATGACAGTGTACATGGCGAGGGCACAGCGCAGGGTGGCGTCGCCGGGCCGACGACGCGTGTCGCCGATGCGCTGGGATCGGCGCTGATCCCGTCGCTGGTGCTGAGCAACACGGTCGAGAACATCGACTACACGGACCATTATGTCAGCTGGTCGCTGGGCGCGCTCTACGCCTTCGATACCAGCACCAGCGTGTTCGCGCGCGCCAGCCGCGGCGGCCGCTTCAACGCCGATCGCCGGGTACTGTCCGGCAATTTCAACGCCGACGGATCACTGAACGCGCAAGGCCAATCGACGTCCGTCAATTTCCTCAATCAGCAGGAAATCGGGCTGAAGCAGCGTGGCGGAGTGTTCGGTGGATCCTATTCGGTTGAGATCACCGGCTTCCACTCCACGCTGACCGAAAACAATTACGACTTCACCCGCATCAGCCTGCCGGCCCCGAACAACGATCCGAACATCTCGAACGGCTATCGGTCTTACGGTATCGAATTTACCAGCCGGGTCACCGCGGGCAACTTCCACCTTGCCGCGGATGCGACCTATTCGAATTCCAAGATCACCAGCAGCGGCACGGCCGCGCTGGTCGGCAATCGTCCGGGCGGGCTTCCCGAATTCCTCTTCGTCGTTTCGCCATCGTACGACGCCGGGATCGTGGCCTTCGGCGTTAGCGTGAATGGTCAGACCAGCACCAAGTCGGACGATTTCAACCTCTACACGATCAAGGGGTCGACCTTCGTCAACGGCTTCGTGACGGTACGCCCGGTCGAGCGCGTCGAATTGGGCCTCAACGTCAACAACCTGTTCGACAAGCTCGGCTTCCGTGGTGGCGGCAGCCTCAGCCCGATCCTGTCCTCCTCCAGCGCCGTATTCAGCAATACCGCTCTTTATGGCCGTACGGTCACGGGCTCGGTCCGTTACCGCTTCTGA
- a CDS encoding LacI family DNA-binding transcriptional regulator, with amino-acid sequence MTKAKPGVTIRTLADLARLAGVHAGTVSRALAGSTVVNDETRLRIEALAAQHNFQPNQMARRLRTQRTGVIGIAVPLGHERRQHVSDPFFLTLFGHLADALTERGYDIMLSRIIPDAEDWLSRVVRSGMVDGVLLIGQSDQFDVIEAVAQDYQPLVVWGSHVPGQRHCAIGVDNFGGGRLVGEHLIARGSTRIAFMGEIRTLEITERHRGLCAAAQAAGIAPPIQLDTHMASDVMGEEIAANLDRVSGKIDAIACASDVIARQTIRTLTERGLSVPGDIRVTGFDDLPFTEQMIPSITTVRQDLAIGSTAMIDALFARIKGEDTPSLEMTPRLIVRDSA; translated from the coding sequence ATGACGAAAGCAAAGCCCGGCGTCACCATTCGAACCCTTGCGGATCTCGCGCGTCTCGCCGGTGTTCACGCGGGTACGGTATCGCGCGCGCTCGCCGGCAGCACGGTAGTGAACGACGAAACGCGATTGCGGATCGAGGCGCTCGCGGCGCAGCACAACTTCCAACCCAATCAGATGGCTCGCCGGCTGCGAACGCAACGTACGGGTGTGATCGGCATCGCCGTGCCGCTCGGTCACGAACGCCGTCAGCATGTCTCCGACCCGTTTTTCCTCACGCTGTTCGGGCATCTTGCCGATGCGCTGACCGAGCGCGGCTATGACATCATGCTGTCGCGCATCATCCCCGATGCCGAAGACTGGCTAAGCCGAGTGGTCCGATCCGGGATGGTCGATGGCGTCCTGCTCATCGGGCAATCCGACCAGTTCGACGTCATCGAAGCCGTCGCACAGGATTACCAGCCGTTGGTCGTATGGGGCAGTCATGTGCCGGGCCAGCGGCACTGCGCGATCGGCGTCGACAACTTCGGTGGCGGCCGATTGGTCGGCGAGCATCTGATCGCCCGGGGCTCGACCCGCATCGCCTTCATGGGCGAAATCCGCACACTCGAGATTACGGAACGCCACCGCGGTTTATGTGCCGCGGCCCAAGCGGCGGGCATTGCGCCACCGATCCAGCTGGACACGCACATGGCATCCGACGTGATGGGCGAAGAGATCGCCGCGAACCTCGACCGGGTTTCGGGAAAGATCGACGCGATCGCCTGTGCCTCCGATGTCATAGCGCGTCAGACGATCCGCACGTTGACCGAACGCGGCCTTTCCGTACCGGGCGACATCAGGGTCACCGGCTTCGACGATCTGCCCTTTACCGAACAGATGATCCCGTCGATCACGACGGTCCGCCAGGATCTCGCGATCGGCAGCACCGCCATGATCGACGCGCTTTTCGCGCGGATAAAGGGTGAAGACACACCGTCTCTGGAAATGACGCCTCGCCTGATCGTTCGCGACAGTGCCTAG
- a CDS encoding alpha-galactosidase encodes MRRLWLGLPFVVLAIPAQARVTAAPGARVFRLDGNGVTYALGIDDKGYLRSIHWGGAVAESDPIVVPIVTEPSSFDPTPTVTAQEFPGQGEGLVTEPGVKVAFADGNRDLVLKYRSHRVDGETLTVELADIAQPFTATLRYTIDPDTGILARSATIHNGSRRPVRVEQLAAAVFTLPSGDDYRLNYLTGRHAAEWTLKTVPVTPALTAIESRRGLTGHGNNPWFAIGKEGKTAEESGPVWFGALAWSGSFRISVAQDVLGRVRIAAGYNPYDFAWRLKPGETLETPVFYAGYSDHGMGGASRTFHDFQLAHILPDHARAKLRPVLYNSWEATAFDVTESGQMALAEKAAAIGAERFVVDDGWFGARDSDRAGLGDWTVNPRKFPNGLKPLIDKVKSLGMDFGLWVEPESVNPDSDLYRRHPDWVIAFPGRPRTEARNQLVLNLARADVRAHVLGWLDRLVSENDIAFLKWDVNRRWTEPGWPGQAPEDQQRLYVDYIRNLYAILDTLRQRHPGLEIEGCAGGGGRVDLGMMARVDEVWPSDNTDPSDRLAIQDGFTRAYAPATMMAWVTDSPNWANTRVTSLDYRFLSAMQGGLGIGANLIKWQAEDFATATKWIAAYKTIRPTVQRGKLYRLVSPDASVSTSATMYVGRDQRQAVLFQMLHSSMWRDNPGAILPLGLAPEQRYRVRMLGGGALPAGIPTIASGRYWMTQGIRAPLKGDFVGAAFVFEAAP; translated from the coding sequence ATGCGACGCCTGTGGCTCGGCCTGCCGTTCGTGGTTCTGGCGATACCGGCGCAGGCGCGGGTTACGGCAGCGCCGGGCGCGCGGGTGTTCCGGCTCGATGGCAACGGCGTGACCTATGCGCTCGGTATCGACGACAAGGGCTATCTGCGATCGATCCACTGGGGTGGTGCCGTAGCCGAGAGCGATCCCATCGTCGTGCCGATCGTCACCGAACCGTCGAGCTTCGATCCGACACCCACCGTGACGGCGCAGGAGTTTCCGGGGCAAGGCGAAGGGCTGGTCACCGAACCGGGCGTCAAAGTTGCGTTTGCGGACGGCAATCGCGACCTCGTCCTCAAATACCGCAGCCACCGCGTCGATGGCGAAACGCTGACGGTCGAACTGGCCGATATCGCGCAGCCCTTCACCGCGACCCTGCGCTACACGATCGATCCCGACACGGGCATCCTCGCGCGCTCGGCGACCATCCACAACGGCAGCCGTCGCCCGGTGCGGGTCGAACAGCTCGCCGCGGCGGTGTTCACGCTGCCGAGCGGCGACGATTATCGTCTGAACTATCTGACCGGGCGGCATGCCGCGGAATGGACGTTGAAGACGGTGCCGGTCACGCCGGCCCTGACGGCGATCGAAAGCCGGCGCGGCCTGACCGGCCATGGCAACAACCCATGGTTCGCGATCGGCAAAGAGGGCAAGACCGCCGAGGAAAGCGGCCCCGTGTGGTTCGGCGCCCTCGCCTGGTCGGGCTCGTTCCGGATCAGCGTCGCCCAGGACGTGCTAGGTCGGGTGAGGATTGCAGCGGGGTACAATCCTTACGATTTCGCGTGGCGATTGAAGCCGGGCGAAACGCTGGAGACGCCGGTCTTCTATGCCGGATATTCGGATCATGGAATGGGCGGCGCATCGCGTACCTTCCACGATTTTCAACTCGCACACATTTTGCCGGACCATGCCCGCGCGAAGCTGCGCCCGGTGCTGTACAACAGCTGGGAAGCAACCGCGTTCGACGTAACGGAATCAGGGCAGATGGCGCTGGCGGAGAAGGCGGCGGCGATCGGTGCCGAGCGGTTTGTGGTGGACGATGGCTGGTTCGGCGCACGCGACAGCGACCGCGCCGGATTGGGCGACTGGACCGTCAACCCGCGCAAATTCCCCAATGGGCTGAAGCCGCTGATCGATAAGGTGAAGTCGCTCGGTATGGATTTCGGCCTGTGGGTCGAACCGGAATCGGTCAATCCCGACAGTGACCTGTATCGCAGGCATCCCGATTGGGTGATTGCCTTCCCCGGGCGTCCCCGCACCGAAGCGCGCAACCAGCTCGTCCTGAACCTCGCGCGTGCCGATGTCCGCGCGCATGTCCTCGGCTGGCTCGACCGGCTGGTGAGCGAGAACGACATCGCCTTCCTCAAATGGGACGTCAACCGCCGCTGGACCGAACCGGGCTGGCCCGGACAGGCACCGGAGGATCAGCAAAGGCTTTACGTGGACTATATCCGCAACCTGTACGCGATCCTCGATACGCTGCGGCAGCGCCATCCGGGTCTGGAAATCGAGGGGTGCGCGGGGGGCGGCGGCCGCGTCGATCTGGGGATGATGGCGCGGGTCGACGAGGTTTGGCCATCGGACAATACCGATCCATCGGACCGGCTCGCAATCCAGGACGGCTTTACCCGCGCCTATGCGCCGGCAACGATGATGGCGTGGGTGACCGACAGTCCCAATTGGGCGAACACGCGTGTCACCTCGCTCGACTATCGGTTCCTGTCCGCGATGCAGGGCGGGCTTGGGATCGGCGCGAACCTGATCAAATGGCAGGCGGAGGACTTTGCGACCGCGACGAAATGGATCGCTGCCTACAAGACCATTCGCCCGACCGTGCAGCGCGGAAAACTCTATCGCTTGGTAAGCCCCGATGCGTCGGTCTCGACGTCCGCGACGATGTACGTGGGCCGGGATCAGCGACAGGCGGTGCTGTTCCAGATGCTGCATTCATCGATGTGGCGCGACAACCCGGGTGCGATCCTGCCGTTGGGGCTGGCGCCTGAACAGCGCTACAGGGTGCGGATGCTTGGTGGCGGTGCACTGCCGGCAGGCATACCCACGATCGCTAGCGGACGCTATTGGATGACGCAGGGCATTCGTGCGCCGCTCAAGGGTGATTTCGTGGGAGCGGCCTTCGTTTTCGAGGCGGCACCCTAG
- a CDS encoding glycoside hydrolase family 68 protein: MIPTAPSPAFRDDPEIPTPWTAAQARRAADQPAAALPVITAADVVPIIAGHDLWDMWQIADADGRTVIVEGCSWWFFLATPRFADPDDRHDAARIRLTSHGADGWRDHGNAFPDGFTPGSREWSGSAVLDDDGVTLTMYFTASGRKGGPRTFEQRLFETRGRFADGRVGDWSMPVESIAADGELYLRADQEDAVDGRIKGFRDPGYFRDPADNAEYLLFSGSAGRVDDVHDGVVGVARRASSDDAWTLAPPLVEAIGVNSELERPHIVHRDGLYYLFWSTQAKRFADGLGAPTGLYGMVASDMSGPWRPLNGSGLVAANPPAEPYQGYCWWVTGEGDVISFVDFWGLACKPLDDATVRRAHFGGTAAPWFRLALQGDTATVVVPR; encoded by the coding sequence ATGATCCCGACCGCTCCCTCCCCGGCTTTTCGCGATGATCCTGAAATCCCGACGCCCTGGACCGCGGCGCAGGCACGAAGGGCGGCGGACCAGCCCGCCGCGGCGCTTCCGGTCATCACGGCGGCCGATGTCGTTCCGATCATCGCCGGTCACGACCTGTGGGATATGTGGCAGATCGCCGATGCCGACGGCCGGACGGTGATCGTCGAGGGCTGCAGCTGGTGGTTCTTCCTCGCGACGCCGCGGTTCGCCGATCCCGACGACCGGCACGACGCGGCGCGCATCCGGCTGACCAGCCATGGCGCGGACGGCTGGCGCGATCATGGAAATGCCTTTCCGGACGGGTTCACGCCGGGCAGCCGCGAATGGTCGGGGTCGGCAGTGCTGGACGACGATGGCGTCACGCTGACGATGTATTTCACCGCATCGGGGCGCAAAGGCGGACCGCGCACCTTCGAACAGCGGCTGTTCGAAACGCGCGGGCGCTTCGCCGACGGGCGGGTTGGCGACTGGAGTATGCCGGTCGAGTCCATCGCGGCGGATGGCGAATTGTACCTCCGCGCCGACCAGGAGGACGCAGTGGACGGCCGCATCAAGGGCTTCCGCGATCCCGGATATTTCCGCGACCCTGCGGATAACGCCGAATATCTGCTGTTCAGCGGATCGGCGGGCCGGGTCGACGACGTGCATGATGGCGTTGTCGGTGTCGCGCGCCGGGCGAGCAGCGACGATGCGTGGACGCTGGCACCGCCGCTGGTCGAAGCGATCGGCGTCAATAGCGAGCTGGAACGCCCGCACATCGTGCACCGCGACGGCCTGTATTATCTGTTCTGGTCGACCCAGGCGAAGCGCTTCGCCGATGGCCTTGGCGCGCCAACCGGATTGTACGGCATGGTCGCATCCGACATGTCGGGCCCCTGGCGTCCGCTCAACGGTTCGGGCCTCGTCGCCGCGAATCCGCCGGCGGAGCCGTATCAGGGCTATTGCTGGTGGGTGACGGGCGAAGGCGACGTCATCAGCTTCGTCGATTTCTGGGGATTGGCCTGCAAGCCGCTGGATGACGCGACGGTCCGCCGCGCGCATTTCGGCGGAACGGCGGCGCCCTGGTTCCGGCTGGCGTTGCAGGGCGATACGGCGACCGTCGTGGTGCCGCGGTGA
- a CDS encoding alpha-galactosidase, whose product MIVHNGPTTSLVLEARGDRPPVWRWWGPKVDAAALPPLADVRPLTSFSLDVDQPLTVTPAFGSGWFGSPALRAHRAGRAFAHWFETRSIVATDDGIVVTLVDETARVTVVQRISVRGDGITLSASVINDGDGVLDVEWLAAGTLPLPADCTGIRSFQGRHNAEFVPQVEPMPSHGWLRENRRGLTGHAGPPGLFVMGPDAGWHGGRVHAAQLAWSGNHRLSIERDDDGVWLLQMGEAPAPGECRLAPGERYDTPDMLAVCSVAGLNGAMQGFHTAIRGRAPWPATGMPPRAVHVNSWEGFYFDHDEAALMALADRSAALGVERFVLDDGWFKGRDDDTAALGDWVTDRTKYPNGLAPLANHVVALGMTFGLWIEPEMVNPDSDLARAHPDWALQADGVPLLTSRHQLVLDLGRAEVRNYLFEAIDALLRDLPIAYLKWDHNRDLAPAGGADGRPGYHAQVVGAYAVLDRLRVAHPAVEIEACAGGGGRIDAGIAARTHRFWTSDCIDAVSRVRMQRGYLHFMPPEMMGSHVGASPAHSTGRRQGMAFRAAVALPGHFGVELDPATLTDRDAAVLGEAISRYKTLRDRLHTGRVWLGDGPDGLVWQMHGDIGDLLLSVTRIDPTIVRRPPAVTLPPLAGAGPVRVRLIDLASEDGHPPPDAPLFARMRAEGVLFDGDWLAQAGLPIPMMKAESVALFALETP is encoded by the coding sequence ATGATCGTACACAACGGACCCACCACCAGTCTGGTGCTGGAAGCGCGTGGCGATCGGCCTCCGGTATGGCGGTGGTGGGGACCAAAGGTCGATGCCGCGGCCTTGCCGCCGCTTGCCGACGTCCGTCCGCTGACGTCCTTCTCGCTCGACGTGGATCAGCCGCTGACCGTGACGCCGGCGTTCGGCTCCGGCTGGTTCGGATCGCCGGCGCTGCGCGCGCATCGGGCGGGACGGGCCTTCGCGCACTGGTTCGAGACCCGGTCGATCGTGGCGACGGACGACGGGATCGTCGTCACGCTGGTCGATGAGACCGCGCGTGTCACCGTGGTTCAGCGGATTTCCGTCCGCGGTGACGGCATCACGCTTTCGGCGAGCGTGATCAACGATGGCGACGGTGTGCTCGACGTCGAATGGCTCGCCGCGGGAACCCTGCCGCTGCCGGCCGACTGCACCGGTATCCGCAGCTTCCAGGGCCGTCACAACGCCGAGTTCGTCCCGCAGGTCGAACCGATGCCGTCGCACGGCTGGTTGCGCGAGAACCGGCGCGGGCTGACCGGGCACGCCGGGCCACCGGGCCTGTTCGTCATGGGACCGGATGCGGGATGGCACGGCGGCCGCGTGCATGCGGCCCAACTGGCCTGGTCGGGCAACCACCGGCTGTCGATCGAGCGCGACGACGATGGCGTATGGCTGCTCCAGATGGGCGAGGCGCCGGCACCGGGGGAATGCCGGCTCGCACCGGGCGAGCGCTACGACACGCCGGACATGCTGGCGGTATGTTCGGTCGCCGGGCTGAATGGCGCGATGCAGGGCTTTCACACGGCGATCCGCGGCCGCGCGCCCTGGCCGGCAACGGGGATGCCGCCCCGCGCCGTGCATGTGAACAGCTGGGAAGGGTTCTACTTCGACCATGACGAGGCGGCGCTGATGGCGCTCGCGGATCGCTCCGCCGCCTTGGGCGTCGAGCGGTTCGTGCTCGACGACGGCTGGTTCAAAGGGCGCGACGACGACACCGCGGCGTTGGGCGATTGGGTGACGGATCGCACCAAATATCCGAACGGACTGGCGCCGCTGGCGAATCATGTCGTGGCCCTCGGCATGACGTTCGGGCTGTGGATCGAGCCGGAGATGGTCAACCCGGACAGCGATCTGGCGCGGGCACATCCCGATTGGGCATTGCAGGCGGATGGTGTTCCGTTGCTGACGTCGCGGCATCAGCTGGTGCTGGATCTCGGTCGGGCGGAGGTGCGAAACTATCTGTTCGAGGCGATCGATGCCCTGCTGCGGGACCTGCCGATCGCCTATCTGAAATGGGATCACAACCGCGACCTGGCACCCGCGGGGGGCGCGGACGGACGGCCCGGCTATCATGCACAGGTCGTCGGCGCCTACGCAGTGCTCGATCGCCTGCGGGTGGCGCATCCGGCGGTGGAGATCGAGGCCTGTGCAGGCGGTGGCGGGCGCATCGACGCCGGTATCGCGGCGCGGACACACCGGTTCTGGACCAGCGATTGTATCGACGCGGTCAGCAGGGTGCGGATGCAGCGGGGGTATCTGCACTTCATGCCGCCGGAGATGATGGGCAGCCATGTCGGCGCCAGCCCGGCACATTCCACCGGGCGGCGACAGGGCATGGCGTTCCGCGCTGCGGTCGCGCTTCCCGGGCATTTCGGGGTCGAGCTGGATCCCGCGACGCTGACCGATCGGGATGCGGCGGTGCTCGGCGAGGCGATCTCGCGGTACAAGACGCTACGGGATCGGCTTCACACGGGCCGCGTCTGGCTGGGCGACGGACCCGACGGGCTGGTCTGGCAGATGCATGGTGACATCGGCGACCTGTTGCTGAGCGTGACGCGGATCGATCCCACGATCGTCCGCCGTCCGCCCGCGGTGACGCTGCCGCCGCTGGCCGGTGCCGGGCCGGTGCGTGTCCGCCTGATCGACCTTGCGAGCGAAGACGGACACCCGCCGCCCGATGCCCCTCTGTTCGCCCGGATGCGGGCGGAGGGCGTGCTGTTCGACGGCGACTGGCTGGCACAGGCCGGTCTCCCGATCCCGATGATGAAGGCGGAGAGCGTCGCGCTGTTCGCACTGGAGACACCATGA
- a CDS encoding MFS transporter, which produces MNLGFLGLQFSFGLQQGNMAPIYSYLGASEASLPLLQLAGPMTGLLVQPLIGAMSDRTDSRWGRRTPYFLMGALLCAAGLFFMPLSSSLLMAVSMLWILDAGNNITMEPYRAYVSDRLNEDQHQIGFLTQSAFTGLAQMLAFLTPSVLVWAGMNQDWVDAHNIPYTARIAFMVGAALSFTTILWSIRRVPELPLSAEEKLRIAAEPKGFGAMLGEIASAIHDMPVAMRKLALMSLFQWYAMAAYWAYVIYSVGRSVYRTDVPTSSGFHSAVLTNGEMAAWYNGVAFVAAFAMVPLAKRVGAASLHAACLILAGAGMLWLPHVTDKAMLFLPAIGIGIGWASIMGNPYVILAGAIPTERTGVYMGIFNMMIVIPMLIFSGTMWLFYDRLLGSDPRNVLTLCGVLMFAAAAAVWSVRERNAQGLPVGASAR; this is translated from the coding sequence ATGAACCTCGGCTTCCTCGGTCTCCAGTTCTCGTTCGGGCTGCAGCAGGGGAATATGGCGCCGATCTACAGCTATCTAGGAGCTTCGGAGGCGTCGCTGCCGCTATTGCAACTGGCGGGACCGATGACCGGTCTGCTTGTTCAGCCCCTGATCGGTGCGATGAGCGACCGGACCGACAGCCGCTGGGGGCGACGAACGCCGTATTTCCTGATGGGAGCGCTGCTCTGCGCAGCAGGGTTGTTCTTCATGCCGCTGAGTTCGTCGCTGCTGATGGCGGTGTCGATGCTGTGGATCCTCGATGCCGGCAACAACATCACGATGGAGCCGTATCGTGCCTATGTTTCCGACCGGCTGAACGAGGACCAGCACCAGATCGGGTTCCTGACGCAGAGCGCCTTCACCGGCCTCGCGCAGATGCTGGCGTTCCTTACCCCGTCGGTGCTGGTCTGGGCGGGGATGAACCAGGACTGGGTCGATGCGCACAACATCCCCTATACGGCGCGGATCGCCTTCATGGTCGGCGCGGCGTTGAGCTTCACGACGATCCTTTGGTCGATCCGACGGGTTCCCGAACTGCCGTTGTCGGCGGAGGAGAAGCTTCGGATCGCCGCCGAGCCCAAGGGGTTCGGCGCTATGCTGGGAGAGATCGCATCGGCGATCCACGACATGCCCGTTGCCATGCGCAAGCTGGCGCTGATGAGCTTGTTCCAATGGTACGCGATGGCCGCATACTGGGCCTATGTCATCTATTCGGTCGGGCGATCGGTGTACCGCACCGACGTACCGACATCCTCCGGCTTCCATTCCGCGGTGCTGACCAACGGTGAGATGGCGGCGTGGTATAACGGCGTCGCCTTCGTCGCGGCATTCGCGATGGTGCCGCTGGCGAAGCGAGTGGGCGCGGCGAGCCTGCATGCCGCCTGCCTGATCCTGGCGGGGGCCGGCATGTTGTGGCTGCCGCACGTCACGGACAAAGCCATGCTGTTTCTGCCCGCGATCGGCATCGGCATCGGCTGGGCAAGCATCATGGGCAATCCGTACGTCATCCTGGCCGGGGCGATCCCGACGGAACGAACCGGCGTCTATATGGGCATCTTCAACATGATGATCGTGATCCCGATGCTGATCTTCTCGGGTACGATGTGGCTGTTCTACGACCGATTGCTCGGCAGTGACCCGCGGAACGTCCTGACCTTGTGCGGTGTGCTCATGTTCGCGGCAGCCGCAGCGGTCTGGAGCGTGCGCGAGCGCAATGCTCAGGGACTCCCCGTCGGAGCCAGCGCCCGATGA